Proteins from a genomic interval of Collinsella sp. zg1085:
- a CDS encoding sensor histidine kinase produces the protein MNIRQYVVARMPYIFIELGMLVIVFCVLQAVVVSRAVVYLIIGLQLVGEVLILVWDYARLHSFYASLEHLIREKGETRWVADLLERPFFLEGQLTYDALYELAKISNDEIAASQRQLKDYREFIETWVHEAKSPLAAGNLSLENMQDLLICADMSEQERTQALSKLDALSSSLSRTEDYIEQALFYARSESLDRDYLIRSYNLRDIVSDAIRAKAQVLIAAHITPELGNLSFKVFTDAKWMNFILGQIIQNSAQYAARPQGGRLYCDAQLCEAGTARERIELCVADNGRGVSASELARVFDKGFTGALGRTHAQSTGIGLYLVAQLCAKMGVSLRAESELGKGFSVYLSFSTNQFHYFESESQDA, from the coding sequence CTTGGTATGCTGGTAATCGTATTCTGTGTATTACAAGCAGTTGTGGTGTCCCGAGCAGTGGTGTATCTAATTATTGGTTTGCAGCTCGTTGGGGAAGTGCTTATTCTTGTATGGGATTATGCACGTCTACATAGTTTTTATGCGTCGCTTGAGCACCTTATTCGTGAGAAAGGGGAGACGCGCTGGGTGGCAGATTTGCTTGAACGCCCTTTCTTTTTGGAAGGTCAGCTCACCTACGATGCGTTGTATGAACTCGCAAAGATTAGCAACGATGAGATTGCAGCGAGTCAACGGCAGCTCAAAGACTATCGAGAATTTATTGAAACCTGGGTACACGAGGCAAAAAGTCCTTTGGCTGCAGGGAATTTATCACTCGAAAATATGCAGGATTTGCTCATTTGTGCTGATATGTCTGAGCAAGAAAGAACACAAGCCTTATCCAAGCTTGATGCCCTAAGTTCGAGCTTGTCACGCACTGAAGATTATATTGAGCAAGCGCTTTTTTATGCACGTTCTGAGTCGCTTGATCGTGATTATTTAATTCGTTCATATAACTTGCGCGATATTGTGAGCGACGCTATTCGTGCTAAGGCGCAGGTATTGATTGCGGCGCATATTACTCCTGAACTGGGAAACCTTAGTTTCAAAGTATTTACCGATGCAAAATGGATGAATTTTATTTTGGGCCAGATTATTCAAAATAGTGCTCAGTATGCGGCGCGTCCGCAGGGAGGGCGTCTATACTGTGATGCTCAATTATGTGAGGCAGGCACTGCGCGTGAGCGCATTGAGCTTTGTGTGGCAGATAATGGTCGCGGTGTGAGCGCATCTGAGCTCGCGCGCGTGTTTGATAAGGGTTTTACTGGGGCTTTGGGTCGCACACATGCACAATCAACAGGTATTGGGCTCTATTTGGTTGCACAACTTTGCGCAAAAATGGGTGTGTCGCTACGGGCAGAATCGGAGCTTGGGAAAGGGTTTTCGGTTTATTTAAGCTTTTCTACTAATCAGTTTCATTATTTTGAATCTGAATCGCAAGACGCATAA
- a CDS encoding PTS sugar transporter subunit IIB, translating into MHIITVCGNGIGSSLMLAGKIQELCDAEGIQATVESMDLNAASSAKPDLFITVKELASQLSGNVVIVRSYVNGKKIREDALEAIKAAAAEV; encoded by the coding sequence ATGCACATTATTACGGTTTGTGGTAACGGAATTGGATCGAGTTTGATGCTCGCTGGCAAAATACAGGAGCTATGCGACGCAGAAGGTATTCAGGCAACCGTTGAGTCTATGGATTTGAATGCTGCTTCGTCGGCAAAGCCTGATTTGTTTATCACGGTAAAAGAGCTCGCAAGCCAGCTTTCGGGCAACGTTGTTATTGTTCGTAGCTATGTAAATGGCAAAAAGATTCGTGAGGATGCACTTGAGGCTATCAAAGCAGCTGCAGCCGAAGTGTAA
- a CDS encoding PTS ascorbate transporter subunit IIC has protein sequence MDVVMPVLEFFQSILTQPAWIMGLFSLVGLVALRRPAHKVLTGTLKPILGYLMLSAGANVISGNLAPLGTFIETGFHITGVVPNNEVVVSMAQNILGVQTMVILILGYAVNIIVARFTKYKYIFLTGHHSMFMACLFSAVLQASGFEGVQLCVLGGMFLGLISAILPAIGQRYTDQLTDNDGIAMGHFGSLAYYISAAVGSLFKKEAETNNTEKIEMPEQLSFLRDTTISTALTMAFFYVLTVIAAYIADPQVVQGLAGESNVIVYALTCAFSFAVGVTVVYNGVRMILGDLVPAFQGISNKLIPGAIPAVDCAVFFPYAPTAVIIGFVASFIGGVVGMFIVGATMGIFIIPGMVPHFFCGATAGLYGNATGGRKGAMLGAFVNGLLITFAPALLLPVLDVFGFRNTTFGDFDFGVVGIVLGRVSEFLGHGGVYGLLALLVLVVLVPNFVQTKGSVINHIDEE, from the coding sequence ATGGACGTTGTAATGCCCGTTCTTGAGTTCTTCCAGTCAATTTTGACTCAACCGGCATGGATTATGGGTCTTTTCTCGCTTGTAGGTTTGGTTGCGCTGCGCCGTCCTGCTCATAAGGTGCTGACCGGTACGCTAAAGCCAATTCTGGGCTATCTCATGCTCAGCGCCGGTGCTAACGTGATTTCGGGAAACCTAGCACCACTGGGTACCTTTATTGAGACTGGTTTTCACATCACAGGCGTGGTGCCTAACAACGAAGTCGTGGTTTCTATGGCTCAAAACATTTTGGGCGTACAGACCATGGTCATTTTGATTTTGGGCTATGCGGTCAATATTATTGTCGCGCGTTTTACTAAGTATAAGTACATCTTCTTAACCGGACATCACAGTATGTTTATGGCATGTCTGTTTTCAGCGGTGCTCCAGGCCTCAGGCTTTGAAGGCGTTCAACTGTGCGTGCTGGGCGGTATGTTCTTGGGTTTGATTAGTGCTATTTTGCCAGCTATTGGGCAGCGCTATACCGATCAGTTAACTGATAATGATGGTATTGCAATGGGACACTTTGGCTCGTTAGCGTATTATATTTCGGCTGCTGTTGGCTCTTTGTTCAAGAAAGAGGCTGAGACTAACAACACTGAAAAGATTGAGATGCCCGAGCAGCTTTCCTTCCTGCGCGACACTACCATTTCTACGGCTCTAACCATGGCGTTTTTCTACGTTTTGACCGTAATTGCCGCCTATATTGCCGACCCACAGGTGGTTCAGGGTCTAGCAGGCGAATCAAACGTGATTGTATATGCGCTGACCTGTGCTTTCTCTTTTGCAGTTGGTGTTACCGTGGTATACAACGGTGTCCGCATGATTTTGGGCGATTTGGTGCCGGCGTTCCAAGGTATTTCAAACAAGCTTATTCCGGGCGCTATTCCGGCGGTGGACTGTGCGGTATTTTTCCCTTATGCACCTACGGCGGTCATCATTGGCTTTGTGGCTTCTTTTATTGGTGGCGTTGTAGGTATGTTTATTGTGGGTGCTACCATGGGAATCTTTATTATTCCTGGTATGGTTCCTCACTTTTTCTGCGGCGCTACTGCAGGTCTTTACGGTAATGCAACGGGTGGTCGTAAAGGCGCTATGCTGGGCGCCTTTGTTAATGGCTTGCTGATTACCTTTGCGCCAGCATTGTTGCTGCCGGTGCTTGATGTCTTTGGTTTTAGAAACACCACCTTTGGCGATTTTGACTTTGGCGTGGTGGGCATTGTATTGGGTCGTGTGTCTGAGTTCTTGGGACACGGCGGCGTATATGGTTTGCTTGCCTTACTGGTGTTGGTGGTTCTAGTGCCAAACTTCGTGCAAACTAAGGGTAGTGTAATCAATCATATCGACGAAGAGTAG
- a CDS encoding transaldolase produces the protein MSIKVFADGAQLEGMLDMYRGGDVQGFTTNPSLMKAGGVVDYRAFAHTVLENIQELPVSFEVFADDLETMEAEAREIATWADNVYVKIPAMTTDGTSTSELVAKLSGDGVKVNVTTLFTVEQNHEFIDAVDANTPSIISIFAGRIADTGVDPLPIMEDAIAYAANKPACEILWASTRELLNIYQAEKIGCHIITVPNSILKKRKNVGMDLLEYSRETVQGFARDIQALGFTILP, from the coding sequence ATGTCAATCAAAGTATTTGCCGATGGCGCACAGCTAGAAGGTATGCTCGACATGTATCGCGGAGGTGATGTGCAGGGCTTCACAACCAATCCGTCATTGATGAAAGCAGGCGGTGTAGTTGACTATCGTGCATTTGCTCATACCGTGCTTGAGAACATTCAAGAACTTCCAGTTTCTTTTGAGGTATTTGCCGATGACTTGGAGACGATGGAAGCGGAAGCGCGCGAGATTGCTACTTGGGCAGATAACGTGTATGTCAAAATTCCGGCTATGACAACCGATGGCACATCCACATCAGAGCTTGTTGCTAAGCTTTCTGGCGACGGCGTTAAAGTAAACGTTACTACGCTATTTACTGTTGAACAAAACCATGAGTTTATTGATGCAGTCGATGCAAATACGCCTTCTATTATTTCTATTTTTGCAGGGCGCATTGCTGATACGGGAGTAGACCCGCTTCCTATTATGGAAGACGCTATTGCTTATGCTGCTAATAAGCCTGCCTGTGAAATTTTGTGGGCAAGCACCCGTGAACTTTTGAATATTTATCAGGCTGAGAAGATTGGTTGTCATATTATTACGGTGCCCAATTCAATTCTCAAAAAGCGCAAGAACGTAGGTATGGATTTACTTGAATATTCGCGCGAGACCGTTCAGGGCTTTGCCCGCGATATTCAAGCGCTTGGCTTTACCATCTTGCCGTAA
- a CDS encoding PTS sugar transporter subunit IIA: MIIDQLTRDVVHCQASAHTWQEAVRMAGHLLERVGACDASYTDAMIASVETFGPYMVLEEGIAMPHAQANNNVSKAGICVVTLATPVAFGHEEFDPVRVLIGICAPDPQAHLAGLGELAQMFEDEDAVNKLSSCTTEDEILNVMASFFVA, encoded by the coding sequence ATGATTATCGACCAGCTCACCCGTGATGTTGTGCATTGCCAGGCATCTGCCCATACCTGGCAAGAAGCGGTTCGCATGGCCGGTCATTTGCTGGAGCGCGTGGGAGCTTGTGATGCGAGCTACACCGATGCGATGATTGCATCGGTTGAAACGTTTGGACCTTATATGGTGCTTGAAGAGGGTATTGCCATGCCGCACGCGCAGGCAAACAACAACGTTTCAAAGGCGGGCATTTGTGTGGTGACACTTGCCACGCCGGTAGCATTTGGTCATGAAGAGTTTGACCCGGTTCGTGTGTTGATTGGAATTTGCGCCCCTGACCCGCAGGCTCATCTTGCGGGTTTAGGGGAGCTGGCACAGATGTTTGAGGACGAAGACGCTGTTAATAAACTCAGTAGCTGTACTACCGAAGATGAAATCTTGAATGTTATGGCAAGCTTTTTTGTTGCATAG
- a CDS encoding DeoR/GlpR family DNA-binding transcription regulator, whose amino-acid sequence MPRTKLAAIERQRFIMEWLSEHPSISITDVVSRYNVSEVTVRHDLIDLEQSGRVRRIRGGAVSLGRSMAVSYPEERACFNTDAKLLIGRKAAEYVSDGDVIICDIGTTNFYFVQQLSQKKDLTVITGDLAIANYISYNLPFAQVVLLGGMLQKGHLYSAGSLTLETMSKLYADKAFISTDGFDLDRGFTVEHDFSVSIKHRYAQNARQRFMLMDSSKVGKTSFYQFAHPADFDVLITETDPDDALADMLSYTHKSPELIVIDQQKV is encoded by the coding sequence ATGCCCCGCACTAAACTTGCTGCTATTGAGCGCCAAAGGTTCATTATGGAATGGCTCAGCGAACACCCGAGCATCTCAATTACTGATGTTGTTTCACGCTATAACGTGTCTGAAGTAACCGTGCGTCATGACCTCATTGACCTCGAGCAGAGCGGGCGCGTACGCCGCATTAGAGGTGGGGCGGTTTCATTGGGGCGTTCTATGGCGGTCTCCTACCCCGAAGAGCGTGCTTGTTTTAACACTGATGCAAAGTTACTTATTGGCCGCAAAGCCGCAGAATATGTTTCTGATGGCGACGTTATTATTTGCGATATCGGTACTACAAACTTCTATTTTGTGCAGCAGCTCTCTCAGAAAAAAGACCTAACGGTGATTACGGGTGACTTAGCCATTGCCAACTATATTAGTTATAATCTCCCCTTTGCGCAGGTTGTTCTATTGGGCGGCATGCTGCAAAAAGGTCATCTCTATTCGGCTGGCTCACTCACACTAGAAACCATGAGTAAGCTCTATGCCGATAAAGCCTTTATTAGTACCGATGGCTTTGACCTTGATCGAGGCTTTACTGTTGAGCATGACTTTAGTGTAAGCATCAAGCATCGTTATGCACAAAATGCCCGTCAACGCTTTATGCTCATGGACTCAAGCAAGGTTGGCAAAACAAGCTTCTATCAATTTGCACATCCCGCTGATTTTGACGTTTTGATTACCGAAACCGACCCTGATGATGCCCTTGCCGACATGCTTTCATATACGCATAAGTCACCGGAGTTGATAGTTATCGACCAGCAGAAGGTCTAA